One Ignavibacteriota bacterium DNA segment encodes these proteins:
- a CDS encoding tetratricopeptide repeat protein, which yields MVVALIGLLLSLGSDPLAAMNRGDAAFQRIAYTEAADSYRAGLATAPDDRQLLWRLARVAVCMGEVEEDPVKRRSLLAQGEEAARRCIRIDSTMTEGYTWLAGALGYQALDEGMSEQVRISQELVSATDAAVRLDPMNDAAWSIRGSFFRALGNVGWMKRQLAAILLGTIPEGGFAEAEEALKTAIRLAPDIMRHRYELGVLYLDQGRKDEARQQLRDAAALEIRTAIDRPRREKALKLVREIGEGD from the coding sequence GTGGTCGTTGCATTGATCGGTCTGTTGCTCTCCCTTGGCAGTGATCCGCTGGCCGCGATGAACCGTGGCGACGCCGCATTCCAACGTATCGCGTATACGGAAGCCGCCGACTCGTATCGGGCCGGACTGGCAACGGCGCCGGACGATCGGCAGCTGCTCTGGCGGCTTGCCCGGGTCGCGGTGTGCATGGGAGAGGTTGAGGAGGATCCGGTAAAGCGGAGGTCCCTCCTGGCGCAAGGGGAAGAGGCCGCACGGCGCTGCATCCGGATCGATTCAACGATGACCGAGGGGTACACATGGCTTGCGGGTGCTCTCGGATATCAGGCACTCGACGAGGGGATGTCGGAGCAGGTGCGCATTTCTCAGGAGCTCGTCAGTGCCACCGATGCGGCGGTCAGGCTGGACCCAATGAATGATGCCGCCTGGTCGATCCGCGGTTCGTTCTTCCGTGCGCTCGGGAACGTTGGTTGGATGAAACGCCAGCTTGCGGCCATCCTTCTCGGGACGATCCCGGAGGGTGGCTTCGCGGAGGCGGAAGAGGCGCTGAAGACCGCGATCCGTTTAGCCCCGGATATCATGCGTCACCGGTATGAACTCGGTGTCCTGTACCTCGACCAGGGCCGCAAGGACGAGGCCCGTCAGCAGTTGCGGGATGCTGCGGCGTTGGAGATCCGAACGGCGATCGACCGGCCGCGGCGCGAGAAAGCGTTGAAGCTCGTCCGTGAGATCGGGGAGGGTGACTAG